CCTCAGTAGCTTAGTGTAGAGCGATAAACGTTATTCCTTAGTAGTTGGTGTTCTTTCCGATCTCTATGCATTTCACTGCACCACCCGAAATTCCCTCTAACACTCTTCTTTTTAGCATAGCCTGCACAACACATTAGATAGTttttgaatcaataaaataaagtatttctCTAATTCGAGCCattaatttcttccttctttttctatttgtttttcataaattagataaaataaggATAAATTAGATAAAGGGCTCAAAAGGAGAGATATTCTATcctaatatataaataataacaatataggctaaaaatatatatttttaaataaaaaaaaatatagtaccctttttattttatttcatccctcttctctctcattttatttctttaaaatccTTGTCAAATCCTTGTCATTATtttttcgttttattttatttcatcccaaaatcattttattcttattttatttctttaaaatccTTGTCAAATCCTggtcattattttttttgttttattttatttcatcccAAAAGTCCTTGACATTATCCAAATATGTTTCATTGTTTTTggaaattattattgattttatttgaaaacacaaaatgtttcattccttcTCATCCTATGAAAGGAGATGCGATCAAACACCCTTCTTTCCTGGTCAAGGAAAAAGTTTGTGTATCAGATTAAGAACATTGAAGAGCACCAaggtttattaatttattccgTTAAAATATACTTTGATTTTCATTACATTCCTTTCACTTCTAAAGACCATACTTTggtttaatttagtttttgtactcataacaaaattaaaaatagtctATGTTAATTTATCGATGACtttccaagaaaaaaattagtctctattaatattttcttatgaACTTCAGAAATATATTcacaattgtttttttcttcttaaaattattattattatttaaccaatttcaagaaaaattaaatttaccataatgttattttaaccTAAGAtgcaaattattattattattatttaaccaatttcaagaaaaattaaatttttaccataatgttattttaaccTAAGATGCCGAAATTTCTCTCCAAGAAGTAAACATCAACAATTAGCTTCTAATATTCCACTTTCAACTTGTTATtcaatttccaaaaataatgttgagaaagatgagagagaaCAGAATACCTGAGCATTAGAGGATGAATGTTGGATCTACATTTCTAAGCTTGTCTCCCCAGAGGCTTTTGTTGATACATCTTCTGACACCTGATGCAGGAAGTTTCCGAGCAGCCTCTGATCCAAAACCATGTTCGGAACCTAGAAGAACCAAAGCTACCGAGTTAAGTCATAGACACGTAATGTGTATGTCATATATCATGAGCAAGAAGACAGAACGTGCCTTGTCCCCAAAGAAAATCTTTGTATTATCAGCTATGGCCTCGATAAATTTAAGCTCTAGAAACTGGGGTGTAAGCTTCAACTTGTTGGCTTCAGCTTCTTTTAGTACACTGATAAAAAGAGATGAGACGATGTTAATGTCATTACATATTCTCACCTTGAAAAGTGGACGTGACGACTTGGAAAAGCAAAAGGAGAGAAGTACCGGTAATAATTGGCATCTGCGAGGCTTTTTTCACGAGCAAGATAGATGTGGTTATCAATTTCTTGCTGTCTCCTGGCACTCTCCTTCTCCATCAATTTTTGTTCCATGAGGATCATGCTAACATTAGCATTCTTCTCGGCTTCGCTAATTgccattttcttcttggtCTCTGCCTCTTTCTCGACTACCATTTGTTTTTCTACGGCAATTAAAACCTATCAAGTATGTCCAAGATTGCATAGCATTAGAATTAAGACAAAGTATAAATGTAACGACACAAATCCAccgggagaggtttccacacccttataaggaatgttttgttcccctctccaaccaacgtgggatctcacaataaattTGGGTGACGtttattcatataaatattatgaacCTAAAATATACCTGCACAAGTATTCGagctaaatatttttgaattaacGGTGTAAACTTggttttgaattaaaaagacATGTGAGTCCATGAGAATCCAACGATGCTCTTAACACAAGTCGTACTTTCAACACTAGCCTTTGTCACTTGTAGCTCCTATGAAAACTCAAACAGAACGagaaaaaagttgttttttccATGTTAGAGATGCACCTTTGTACGTTCCACTTCCATGTCTTCAAAGTTCTTTCTGATGGAATCTGGGATGGTAGGTTTTGTAACACGAACACTGATTATTTCAATACCTGGAGCATAACGCGTACAGTCACCTTGGAGGGCCTCTTTCATCTTCTCGTCAATCTGAACATGAAAAGCAGTCACGGGTTATTGATGCTAAAGAGATGCTTAATGCAAGCGGAGAAAGTATCTATGAGAAATTTCATGGAAACATCAGCTTGTAGAGCCTTGAATGGATTCATTGAAAGAATTCACAGCtgaatagaaaagaaaacatagtTGATGTAAATGACTCTACAAATGAGGTAGTAAGTTTTCAAAACACTTGGAGTGGACAAACTTTAATAGCTAGAGTCCACGCTTGGCATATTGCTATTATCAGCTCTGCAAGTTGCTTGTGTAAATAGAAACAGTCATCGCAAGGCTTTGAAAACAcacattttatataatttttacgTACCTGATCAAAGACATCGATATAAACTTGCTGAAGACTGTGAGAGCTACAAAACTGATTGATTTCATGATGAATCTTGTCATATATCCATATGTTATCATAATTCACACCATAGTTGACCAGGGTGTCGTACACATATTCTTTGCGGAGGCGATTGACAACCTGAAAGTAGCATCCTAATCAACTaatatgaagaacaaaaaaatctaacatCAATTATTGCAAAAGAATTTCCTAGTAATCGCACCTCGATTTTCTCGAAGTTGATCATTACACCCCCCTTCGTACCACATGGAATATCCCTTACCTGCATGCGGGCATCAATTAGTACAAAGTGTCGAAATCCTAAAAAATCAGCattaaaaatctaatttacTTGATCAGACTGGAGGGTCACTTGAACAGGCACAAACTGGGTTAACAGAGGCAACTTCAGATGGAaacctgaaaattttaatatgattaaaaGCAGAACATACTGTTgaagattattgggagtgagtcccactttggttaatttagtggaagttcatgagtttataagtgaggaatactatcttcattggtatgaggccttttggggaagctcaaagcaaagccatgagagcttatgctcaaagtggacaatatcataccattgtggagagttgtgattcctaacacatAGACTAACCATACAAACTAGGGCAAAAAGGAGAGATTTAAACCTGGCTCCGTTATTGTCTTCAGAAGGGCACCTCCTCTCCAATATACCCCCACATGACCTTCTGGTACTTGGtgtaaaatagaaaaatcacTTTTGAAGTCTGATTGAGATGAAATCAGCACCTGAATGTATATAATGCAGTTATACAACCACTAAAATCAACCATATCAAGTACAATGATCTAAAATTGTTCCTTGACCACATTTAAAGGTTCAACAATAAGAATACCAAATAAACATGAATAAGTTGATACAATTTCTGGGTTGATTGCTCAATACTGATCCAAAATCTCCTTTGTTTATTAAACTTAGCAGATCTGCCATGCGTGAAACGTGGAATTTGTCATGTAATCAACTGTTCGCTGTCTGCTTCAATTTTctgaaccttttttttttcttacacgACACGATTTGGTCAAAATTTCTTAACTATTTCAGGCCCTACGTTTAATAACCATAACGAATTATGCTGCTAAGATCAGAGTCATTAGACTACTCTGTAATCgaagataaatagaatattctttcttcatttttttaataatacatcATTGAATTTGGCGAATCTCGTAATACGCTAAATGTTTTCATTGATGGCACTAATTACAGAAACTTTTGCAATGGACTCCAGATCTATTTTAATCGGTTGTATAACCTCTTTGTAACTTCCACATATGGCACTGAATATggattaaaaacaaacaaacagcaAATTACACAATCAAACAATACTATTTATGAACTTATTATGAATCGAAGAAACAAATTCTTCAGTACAAGAAACCGACTAACTAACTACCGATACAGGCAAGTATAACTCGAGCGTATTAGTATTCTAACTCCCTATTGCAGCGGAGACAATATAGACGAAAAATCAACGCGCTTAGTTCGGACAAAATCCCTCGAGCTTAGACAGAAATAAGGTGTATCAATAATCGATAATCGAAGACTAAGTCGTAACTAAATGAAATTCAGAAAACAAAACCACGAAACCTAGATCGTTTTACAGCTCGATAAGGAAGTATTGAGTTACCATGGAAAAGACGGCGATGAAGGAAGCGAAAACTGCGAGTATGGATGAAAAACTGCCGCCGGATTCTGGAGGACGAGTCTGCGGATATGGTGGCCGCTGTGGCTGATTACGATCCATGCCGCAATCTCAGCTTCAACAACTGAATCAAATCAGGAAGGTCTTTGAGCGTCGAGTGGAGTTCTGTGCTCTCTGCTTCGCGGATTGAATCCAACAGATTTTGGAGCGAAAGGAAAAACTGATGCAAGAAAGGAATCTCTTACCAGCTAAGACTCAAGTTTCATCTAGTCTCCTATATATTGTTTAACGaatttaattactatttttcttcCGGAAATTTCTAGCTCCGTTGGGATGAGCTCCTTTCATATGACAAATTTACTCGAACCTTATGATCTTAATAGGGGTGTATATTGAATCTGATAATTCGAGAACTCGACCcgactcaacccaacccaacccaaccatgTTTTATATGGGTCGGATTGGGTACAGGTTCGGTGTGCAAAGGACCGGGTCAACCctacccaacccaactcacaTTCAAGCCAATACACGATCTTCCTCGCATGACGCTCAATTCTTGCCAATGACATCAAAGATCAACCGACATTAGTACTTCTGAGTAGTTCTTGCTCGAGTACTCTCCTCACTAGTCACTACTCAGTACAACACAATACAGTCCTTGCACTGCACAATCGACGACTCTACACCCACGTCCTCCTTACACATAATGGTCAATGACTCCATGCCCACATCCACCTGGCAATGCACTGTTAAGTCTTTGGCGCCTCCTCCTCGCACAGTCACTCTTTTCGGGAGACGCCTCCTCACTAGTTGTCACTCAattcttccttctttgttTCTATAATTTGTCCGGTCTTTCCTTCTAGAAGCTCTCTATTCGTGGTTCGcgagaatattttttaaacaattcaacaacccaactcgaaaatttaaaagttgagATAGATTGAATTGTGAAATAATTTTGAGTTGGTTCGGGTTAACAATCCAACGTACTgggtgttagacgaacacgactctccacaatggtatggtatgatattgtccactttgagccaaACCCATGAtcgttccctaaattagccgaggtgggacttttatcatccaacacatcccctcgaacaaagtgcgcctccctttaatcgaggctcgactcctttttcttttggagttatttgttcgatatttgaggatttacccatctattggcacgactaagtttagggcatgactctgataccatgttagacgaacacgactct
The nucleotide sequence above comes from Cucurbita pepo subsp. pepo cultivar mu-cu-16 chromosome LG11, ASM280686v2, whole genome shotgun sequence. Encoded proteins:
- the LOC111805959 gene encoding erlin-2-B-like, yielding MDRNQPQRPPYPQTRPPESGGSFSSILAVFASFIAVFSMVLISSQSDFKSDFSILHQVPEGHVGVYWRGGALLKTITEPGFHLKLPLLTQFVPVQVTLQSDQVRDIPCGTKGGVMINFEKIEVVNRLRKEYVYDTLVNYGVNYDNIWIYDKIHHEINQFCSSHSLQQVYIDVFDQIDEKMKEALQGDCTRYAPGIEIISVRVTKPTIPDSIRKNFEDMEVERTKVLIAVEKQMVVEKEAETKKKMAISEAEKNANVSMILMEQKLMEKESARRQQEIDNHIYLAREKSLADANYYRVLKEAEANKLKLTPQFLELKFIEAIADNTKIFFGDKVPNMVLDQRLLGNFLHQVSEDVSTKASGETSLEM